CTTGGCGGGCTCCGTTTCCTCGGCGGCAAAGCCCGCGGCCTCGACCTGCTCGGCCTCCTCCAGCCCGAGCAGGAGCTGATCCTCCGGCAGGCTCTCGGCGCGGCGGCCGAAGCGGTGGCGCTGCATCGCCAGGATGATCTGGCGCAGCCGCTCGTTCTCGGCGCGCTCCTCGGCGAGCAGCGCCTTGAGCGTCTCGGGATCGTCGGACGAGGGCGAAGCAGGCGCGGCCACGAAGCGGATGAGAGCAGATCCGCCAGTGACTTACCACTGCGATGAAGCCCGTCCGCCGGTCTTTTTGCTCAGCCGGCAACCGCCGGCACGCCCACGGGACGCGCCGCATGGACGCGCTTCCAGTCCAAGCCTTCGACGAGCGCCGCGAGCTGCGCCGCGCTCAGCCGAACCACGCCGTCCTCGATCTTCGGCCAACAGAACTGGCCAGCCTCCAGACGCTTGGTCGCGAGGACCAGCCCGCTTCCATCCCAGACCAGGAGCTTCACCCGGTCGGCGCGTTTTGACCGGAACACGTAGACCGTGCCGGAGAACGGATCCGCGCCCATCGCGTCGCGCACCAGAGCGGCCAGTCCGTCCATGCCCTTGCGGAAGTCCACCGGCCGTGTGGCCAGCATCACGCGCACCGCGGCGGAGGGCCCGATCATGGGCAAGCCTTCAGCGCCCGGATCACCGCGGCGATCTGAGCCGCGCTCGCGCCCTGAGCGATGCGGACCGTGGCGCCTGCGATCTCGACTTCGATGCTGTGGCAGCCGCATCGCTCCCCCAGCTCTGGGCTCAGCTCGGCAGACGTCGGCTCCTGCGGGCCCACACTCAGAACGGCCGGCACGAACTGCAGTGCGCGCTCGCCGTCGTGCCCCCCAGC
The nucleotide sequence above comes from Methylocystis echinoides. Encoded proteins:
- the tnpB gene encoding IS66 family insertion sequence element accessory protein TnpB (TnpB, as the term is used for proteins encoded by IS66 family insertion elements, is considered an accessory protein, since TnpC, encoded by a neighboring gene, is a DDE family transposase.), which encodes MIGPSAAVRVMLATRPVDFRKGMDGLAALVRDAMGADPFSGTVYVFRSKRADRVKLLVWDGSGLVLATKRLEAGQFCWPKIEDGVVRLSAAQLAALVEGLDWKRVHAARPVGVPAVAG
- the tnpA gene encoding IS66-like element accessory protein TnpA yields the protein ELRHMSMSGRMAMSEPIRRLELFTGAGRRRTWSNEEKATIVAESDEPGTSISAVARRHGLSASQLFTWRRLMRQAGGHDGERALQFVPAVLSVGPQEPTSAELSPELGERCGCHSIEVEIAGATVRIAQGASAAQIAAVIRALKACP